One Triticum dicoccoides isolate Atlit2015 ecotype Zavitan chromosome 3B, WEW_v2.0, whole genome shotgun sequence genomic window, TCCCAAAGTGGTTTTGGGTGGGATTGGGTGAATCATAAGCTATCAATGGATAGTGATGATGTCTGGATCAAATATGTGGAGGTAACCATCATAATATGCACATTCATGTTTACCTTTTTAGTATGTCACATAACAGGACAACAACTTTACTCTTCGCTTGTGTGTATTTTGTAGGCTAATAAGAAAGAGAAAGGATTAGCTTCCTACAAGACCAAAGTAGTGAAGCATTGGGAGTCCATATCTATCATATATTCAAAAGATCATGCCAATGGTGAAGGTGCGATGACTGGTGCTGAGACTGTTGCAGATCCAGAAGCAGAACCAATAGAAATCTCTCCAGAAGTGGCACCAAAGAGGCAACGAACAAGTGAGTCCATTATGTGCATGATTGGAGAAATGAGGGCTACTCTCAAGGATGCTTTGAAGACAACTGATCCACTTCCACTGCCAAAAGCTACCACTCCTGCGGCAATTCTTGCTGCACTTCAGTTGATACCAGACTTGGCAGAGCCAGACATGTTGCGATCATATGGGAAGCTGATTCTTAATGAGCGTTTGTTTGAAGCTCTAATGGAGTTGCCCATGGAAATGAGGAAGGCTTGGCTATTAGTGTTGCCTTAAATTTATTCAAATGTTGCTTTTCAGCTTGtcttgtttaactacttgaacctaTTTGAACTAGTGCGGTGATGTTAAATTTAGAACtatgtgttgttgttgttgagagTTTGGAAACTACATATCCGAACTACGTGTTGTTGTATGTGCTCTGGTTAAAAATTTGCACTCTGTTCGCataattattgttgttgttgttagaaATTTATCACTGTTCCTATTCATGTGTGAATATTATTTGGTGTCGTCATGCCTTTCTATCTAGAATATATATTTGTTCATTTTATTGCTATATAATAATTCAATTATACTCACAAATTGTACATATTTGATTTGATGCATAAAACACAAAGCATATGCAATTCCATAGTATGTCATCCGAACATGATTTGGTATTGAGATTCCATGGCCCAATTCCATGAGCAACCGAACATGTGAATTTGTATTCATGTCCATTACAGTTTCCTCTCCGAATTGGAAATGAAACCAATTCAATACAAAGGTATCGAATACAGACATCTGAACACAgcgttagcaattgtcacatgttatgaaatctggcaaatagatgtcaaaactacattctttaatggatttattaaagaagagttgtatatgatgcaaccagaaggttttgttaatcctaaaggtactaacaaaatgtgcaagctccaacgatccatcaatgactggtgcaagcatctcggagttggaatatacgctttgatgagttgatcaaagcatatggttttatacagacttttggaaaggcctgtatttacaagaaagtgagtgggagctctgtagcctttctgatattatatgtgccagacatattgttgattggaaatgatatagaatttctggatagcataaaaggatacttgaataaaaagtttttcaatgaaagacctcggtgaagctgcttacatattgagcatcaagatctattgagatagatcaagacgcttgataagtttttcaataagtacataccttgtcaagattttgaaatagttcaaaatggaacagtcaaagaaagagttcttgcctgtgttgcaaaggtgtgaaattgagtaaaactcaagatccgaccacgacagaaaatagaaagagaatgaaagtcattccctatgcatcagtcataggttctataaaagtatgccatgctatggaccagacctattgtatactctgccctggtttggcaagggagtacaatagtgatctaggagtagatcactggacattggtcaaacttatccttagtagaataaggatatatttcttgattatggaggtgataaaagagttcgtcgtaaagagttacatcgatgcaagcttttacaccgatccagatgactctaagtctcaatctagatacatattgaaagtgggagcaattagctagagtagctccgtgcaaagcattgtagacatagaatatttgcaaaatacatacgactctgtaatatgacagaaccgttgactaaacttctctcacgagcaaaacatgatcataccttagtactctttgggtgttaatcacatagcgatgtgaactagattattgactctagtaaaccttttgggtgttgatcacatgacgatgtgaactatgggtattaatcacatacaaatgtgagtattggtgttaaatcacatgatgatgtgaactagattattgactctagtgcaagtgggagactgaaggaaatatgccctagaggcaataataaagttattatttatttccttatatcatgataaatgtttattattcatgctagaattgtattaaccggaaacataatagatgtgtcaatacatagacaaacatagtgtcactagtatgcctctacttaactagcttgtttatcaaagatggttatgtttcctaactatggacaaaagagttgtcatttgattaacgagatcacatcattaggagaatgatgtgattgacttgacccattccgttagcttagcacttgatcgtttagtatgttgctgttgctttcttcatgacttatacatgttcctgtaactatgagattatgcaactaccgtttaccggaggaacactttgggtgctaccaaacgtcacaacgtaactgggtgattataaaggagtactacatgtgtctccaaaggtacatgttgggttggcgtattttgatattaggttttgtcactccgattgtcggagaggtatctctgggccctctcggtaatgcacatcactataagccttgcaagcaatgtagctaatgagttagttacggaatgatgcattacataatgagtaaaagagacttgccagtaacgagattgaactaggtattggataccgacgatcgaatctcggacaagtaacataccgatgacaaagagaataacgtatgttgttatgcggtttgaccgataaagatcttcgcagaatatgtaggagccaatatgagcatccaggttccgctattggttattgaccgagaatagttctaggtcatgtctacattgttctcgaacccgtagggtccgcacgcttaaggtttcgatgacagttatattatgagtttatgagttttgatgtaccaaaggagttcggagtcccgtatgagatcggggacatgacgaggagtctcgaaatgttcgagacgtaaagatcaatatattgtacgactatattcggacttcggaaaggttccgagtgattcgggtattttttggagtaccggagagttaccggaattcgccggggagtatatgggccttattgggccatatgggaatagaggagagaggccaaaaggaaggaggcctgcgccccccctctggtccgaattggacaaggggggcagcccccttttccttctccctctcctcctcttttcttctccaacaaggaaaaggaggagtcctactcccggtgggagtaggactccccccttggcgcgcctcctccctaggccggccgcctccccccttgctcctttatatacgggggcagggggcaccccaaagacacaacaacaattgatccttgacatctattagctgtgtgtggtgcccccctccaccatagtcctcctcgataatattgtagcggtgcttaggcgaagccctgcgacggtagaacatcaagatcgtcaccacgccgtcgtgctgacggaactctccctcgacactcggctggatcagagttcgagggacgtcatcgagctgaacgtgtgctagaactcggaggtgccgtagtttcggtgcttgatcggtcgggccgtgaagacgtacgactacatcaaccgcgttgttctaacgcttccgcttacggtctacgagggtacgtggacaacactctcccctctcgttgctatgcatcaccatgatcttgcgtgtgcgtaggaaaattttgtaattactatgttccccaacattatattacctgttttggatgtctatgggctttattttacacatttatatcatttttgggactaacctactaaccggaggcccagcccgtattgctgtttttttgcctatttcagtatttcgaagaaaaggaatatcaaacggagtccaaacggaatgaaaccttcgagagcgtgatttttggaacgaacatgatccagagaacttggagtgcaagccaagaagtagctgaggcggccacgagataggagggcgcgcccacccctcctgggcgcgcccccctgtctcgtggacccctcgggcgtccaccgacgtacttcttcctcctatataagccttcataccccgaaaacatccagggagccacagaagaaatatttccgccaccgtaaccttttgtatccgcgagatcccatcttggagccgtcaccggcgttctgctggagggggaatcgatcacggaggggttctacatcaacaccatagcccctccaatgagttgtgagtagtttaccacagaccttcgggtccatagttaatagctagatggcttcttctctctttttggatctcaatacaatgttctccccctctcttgtggatatctattcgatataatctctttttgcggtgtgtttgtcgagatccgatgaattgtgggtttatgatcaagtttatctatgaataataattgaatcttctctgaattcttttatgtacgattgagttatctttgcaagtctcttcgaattattggtttggtttggcctactagattgatctttcttgccatgggagaagtgcttagctttgggttcaatcttgcggtgttcttacccagtgacaaaaagggttgcaagacacgtattgtattgttgccatcaaggataaaaagatggggtttatatcatattgtttgagtttatccctctacatcatgtcatctttcttaatgcgttactctgttcttatgaacttaatactctagatgcatgctggatagcggtcgatgtgtggagtaatagtagtagatgcaggcaggagtcggtctacttgtcatggacgtgatgcctatatacatgatcatgcctagataatctcataattattcgcttttctatcaatttctcgatagtaatttgttcacccaccgtaattcttatgctatcttgagagaagcctctagtgaaacctatggccctcgggtctattctttaccatataagctttcaatctacttttatttgcatctttattttctgcatctatatcacaaaataccaaaaatatatttatcttatcatattatctctatcagatctcactttcacaagtggccgtgaagggtttgacaacccctttatcgcgttggttgcaagttctttgtttgtttgtgtaggtttgtgggacttgtgaggagcctcctactggattgataccttggttctcaaaaactagtggaaatacttacgctagtgtgctacatcaccctttcctcttcaaggaaaaccaacgcaagctcaagacgtagcacatgctcaagagattcaagctaagtgatgtcaagccggcttccactccaatgcccatcaaatgccaacttgacattgatcccaatggtaaagcggtggatcaaaaggtatatcgctccatgattggatccttgttttacctttgtgcatctagaccggatatcatgttgagtgtgggaatttgtgcacggtttcaagccgcacctaaggaaagccactttgtggcggttaagcgaatcttttgatattggctcataccccaaactttggcttatggtacccaagaggagccaactttgatcttttgggctattctgactcagattgggcgggagacaaagtggataggaagtccacctctggagggtgccaatttcttgtttgctctttggtaagttggtcttctaagaagcaaagttgtgtgtctctctcgtccatcaAGGCGGAGTATGTGGCTGGTGGTAGTTGTTgttctcaacttctatggatgaggcaaactttgaaggattatggtgtcacttgtgacgaagtgcctctttggtgtgacaatgaaagtgccatcaatatctctctcaacccggtgcaacacttcaagatgaagcatattgagattcggtatcacttcacctggtatcacattaggcgaggggagatcacgctcaaatatgtcaacactcatgataaccttgcagatattttcacgaagcccttggatgaagcaagatttcacgaattaaggcatgagctaaatatcattgattcgagcaatgtagtttgaacccttgcacaccccaccatactcaacttgatatcttgtttaggtgtaggcatggacatagggggggtgttgttctctcaatgaactctccctcccccattatgcataaattgatcaactctttcacattagccatttttgatggtacttgtgcttcaaagacgagttttggtcatgggcccatggataattcttcatgatgccataccaattgactcataaataggtggctccggccatcgCCCTCTCTTCATGAGAGTTTTGTTTCGTGTTTTTGTCTTTGTTGTCTTTTGCCTTCATTTGAGTCGTGTTTGTGTTTGTGTTGCCTCACGTGCTAGCCCTTGCGGTGTGTCCGGTTGCATGAAGGTTGTGTTGCAAAGGCTGTTTTCTTCTTTCGGTGGCGAAACATGCATTTTCTTGGGTCTATGGTACTACCACAGGAGCTACACACTGTACTACTGCAACCAGCACGACAGTATTTTTTTACTGTTGctggtcaagcggtactaccgcccagcgtgcggtacttccgcccgggcggtactactaCAATGAGGTGCGGTACTACTGCACAGTCGTGAGCGCGTGGGGGTTATGAGCagacagggggagttctaactcccccatacccattcaactcTTTTTCCCCACgacgtctctctctctcctgcccaagaatggCGCCGTAGGACCTcgtcggatctccgtctccggccgctctcctcggattccgaccggtgggatcattccccacctcgccctcttgccatggaccaaggtttttccccaaatcccttgCTTTTTTTCTTCGTTGTCTtgtctctaggtttttggggagatgcttgtgttcttgagattttagtccaaatctttgcaagagtagggtgTAGGAGAGTCGTTTTGCAGTAGAGATGCTATTTGGATCGTTGCTACTTGGTAGTTTTGACCAACCGTAGTACCGCTCCATTTTGCGGCATTTTGGATCTAATTCTGTGTAGATCTGAACTCGAGGGATACTACCGCTCCCCCCGCACGGTACTACTGCTCTCGCCGTGGTCGCCTCGTACGGTACTACCGCGCGCGgcgcggaagtaaaattttacttcctcTCTAGGCGTGGTACTACCGTGTCGtcccggcgcggtagtaccgcggctagaGCGGCAGTAAATTTTTAATTCCGtaccttggagcggtactaccgctgacatCAAACCTTCCTAGTAGCAACTACCCAATGTTATTCCTACTTGTTTCATTTGCTTTGCTGTGAACTTTGCACTGATCCTTCTCGTTTttcttgcgtgttcttgtgttgtgtgtctaggtggtggctccggttccaatGTTCATCGGTCGAATCTGGTCCGTGACACGGGCTCGAAGCGCCTGCGCAACCCAGATGAAGCTCCAAAGCGCTCCAATGCCTCCCAACGCAGAACCAAGCACACCGGCACCAAGCTCAAGGAGCccaccatgggcatggatgagataccacTGGCTGAGTTCATTGttcgaaggaagatcaacccctatgtgaatccccgtGCCAACTTCAGAGGGAATGATCTGTTCTGGACAAGGCAGCAGAAccttatctatctggatgtgatcaaggccaagaagaacatcTACGTGGACATGCACTGGATCGACATGAATCACATGAGGTAGGATAAGCACCATGACTACTTTGGTGAGGCCTTGGACCtgatggagcagtttggcattgagcacgTGCTTATCTTTCACCTGGACTTTGAACCAGaaattgtggctcagttctttgcttcaGTCCATTTCCAGTTTGATGAGGCAAGGACCATGATATGGATGACCAATGGGCAACAGTtgactactacatggaaggacttcaTGGAGTTGCTGCAGGTTCCTGATGCTGGGCTCGACTCGCCCGTTGGGGTTCTCCCTCATGCCAACCCtgagtcagccaacaagaacaagctccagCCCCTCCTTGTTGAGAAGACGCTTCCTAGCAATAAGAAGGTGTGGGTGCTGAAATCCTTCCTTGACATAATGCATCGGCTCTTCCGCAAGTCCCTCTTCCCGCGTATCGGTGACgaggacaaggtgcatgcctatcttgtggatatTATGCTTCTTTGTGAGGAGGCGCGTCATGCTCAgacgcaaccacttgatgtctcacatatcatgtggtgcaagcttcagtttgcggtgttcaaccataaggtccccatctatgggccttacctgttcctcttgatctccaagacttgggagaagctctatcccgatgatgagtttgttgcccctagctggattcgtcatgagcccatcaagctctacatcaagagccaatgggctaacaccaccactaTTGCTGAGGCCGAGGTTGCCAAGATGGCTGTGGATGAGGAtgagatcgaggaggaggaagcAAATGAGGACAGTTCTGATGGATACATTCCTCCCTCTAatgagccctcttgggctaagaagctgacgAAGAAGATGAAGGCTTTGTTCTGCATGCAGATCCAGGGGCAGTACAGGGCCCAtgttgcctccaaggagagtcgccagCGCGATAAGAAGATGTTGAAGCTCTTTGGCAAGAATGTGACCAATGGCTCAGAGGACATCATCACTCCGGAGGCTGCCTGGATAGCCAAGCAGGAGTATCAGTGGACGGAGTCCGAGGAGGAGCCTATTCCCGCCGCCGAGACCGACGACGAGTCATTTTCATCCTGATCTACCACATGTGTCGTAGGTATcctctttgactttttggtgtctcgatgccaaagggggagagagtgtaggatttgcgcatCTTGTGTCGTGTGTTTAGCTTTGTCACTTTGTTTCGGTCTGTTGAACCTCGTTTGCTTTGATTTGGTTTGTGCTCGTAAGACCAAgttatctatcatatggtgtaagacatttgCACTCTTGCGTATCTTATTGTCTTCATTACTTAGTAGTTCATGAGCCTATGCTATCATGTGCCTTTCTCTTTATGCTCATATTCATTATCTTGCCTACTTGCTCAGTGTTAGTTATATTGTTGCAAgagatgccttgtctataaaatataggggcagtgttgatcctagtatgtgtgttgtGCAGTCCAAAACACTTCTccagagtgcacacatctagggggagcccgtctatattttatagatggtgGGTTTGCCGTTGATTCATTTTATATCCCTATGTGCAAatcctgtattgtcatcaatccaccaaaaagggggagattgtaagggcatatttatcccttagtagtttcggtgattgatgacaatgctttgcggactaatcgtgtgctttgagcgtttcagatatatcatgtctaaacataagacgatttggtgcccctcgaagactattgaagacagcATTTCTGtacatttctttttggtggatttgcgtcgtaggaaagccgtactattaagagggggtccgtgttgGAATCTTTTCTTTTTGCACGACCTTTCCCTTGGCTCTTTGTAGCATCCTCCGTCATTCCGTGTCtaggcaaaatgaaggactcctaatgtTGTTGTACTGAggcaggcggtagtactgctccccagagcggtactaccgcatgaccttgcggtagtaccagcatcctgcacggtagtaccatgagtgctcacggtagtaccgctcctttggagcggtagtaccgtggcctcagtaCAGGCACTGCTGCCCGagtggtagtaggggcggatgtaattttttacatccgcaccctacgcggtagtaccgcgtcttgggcgcggtagtaccatgagctctGGCCAGGCACAgtagcatgagcggaagtaggggcagatgtaattttttacatccgcgccctacacggtagtaccgcgctaggcttgcggtagtaccatgtcggatttttgcatgggcctaaactcagcggaagtagtcagggatgtaatttttttatGTCTGTGCCTTCTCAGCCTTGActatccctgccttgcggtagtaccgcaagggggcgcgGTAGTTACGCGCCAGTGGTTCTACTGCTCCTTGTCTTAGCACATCATGTCTAGTGCTGGCCCCTGGCGTGCCAGCGATAGTACCGCggtccaccgcggtagtaccgcaggcccgtgcggtagtaccgcttgtttacgcggtagtaccgcgtgttcgcgggctgagttggtggataacggttggatttgttcttccactatataaggggtgttttcttctccgagttgaccacctcttccatctccaagctccattgattctctaagctccattttagcccgatctctctccctagccaatcaaacttgttgattctctagggattggttgagaaggcctcgatctacacttccaccaagagaaatttgattcccgccactaatcccttgcgaatcttgttactcttgggtgtttgagcaccctagacggttgaggtcaccgcggagccatagtccattgtggtgaagcttcgtggtgtcgttgggagcctccaattcagttatggagattgccccaaccttgtttgtaaaggtttggccgccgcctccaagggcaccaatataggaatcacgacatcttgcattgtgtgagggtgtgaggagaatacggtggccctagtggcttcttggggagcattgtgcctccacaccgctccaacggagacgtacttccccttaaagggaaggaacttcggtaacacatcctcgtctccatcggttccactcttggttatctcctacctttacttgtgcaagttatattgtgttatatcccttgcttgcttgcgtgcctattattgttgcatcatataggttgctcacctagttgcatatctagacaacctactttgatgcaaagtttaatttggtaaagaaaagctaaaaattgttagttgcctattcacccccccccctctagtcaactatatcgatcctttcactcttTCGCACAAGATTAAGAAGATCGGCATGCACATGTAGCTTGACATTGGTGTACCGAGAAGGCATAGTAAGGGGAAACTTTCAAAGAAGCTTGTCTCTATCACCATTCTTAATCTCAATGAGAGCCTGAATGAATGGTGCAAACAAGGCTGACTACTTCTCAAACACGCAAGCGCTCATTCCCTCAAGCATGAAGTCGAGGACATCCACCTTCTTCTCCTCATGAGCATAAACCAACAAGTCAATGGTCGTCCCCCAAAACTCATCAGAAGAGCCTGTCTCGGGGGCCAATGATGTCTTGAAAGTCTGGCAAAGAGCATCATACTTGGGCTTCATCCCACGTATAGTGCTAATCTCACTAAGTGGGGTTGACTCTTATTGGCAAAAGCAAGAGCCTTCCTTGCTACGACTATGCTGAACCACAATGGCAGACTCAGTATGAGGCTCAAGTTAGAAAGTGTTCCCAGTGGTAGTGGCCAAGtcaggcatagatccctcaagtgtAGCACCACCCGATCTCCACACAAACTGACGGTCAGAGTCCCTCTGAAAGTAGACTGCTGCATAGAACTACAAAATGGGATCCTCATTGTAGGTTTTGTTCTACTGTAGAAAAGGAATCATGCCCATCTTGTCCAGAACACGGTACATATGATGATAAAGAAGATTATGAGTGCGAATGTACTCCATACCCAACAACGATGGGGAACAACATTGTATATCTTCACCTTCAGAATCTCCTCAAAGGTGCAACGCTGAAATTCGTTATAGAACCTCTAGTCCATACCCTCACTGCGATCCACATATGGGTCTTTCTTACGAATTTGTTGGTGCATAGACCTTCCAAGCTTGTGAAGATCATCGATGGTCATAGGATCATATGCCACATCCTcttgttcttctcctttctcatactcatcaccatcatcatcatcatcatcatcatcatcatcatcatcaccatcatcatcatcatcatcatcatcatcatcattgtcatctgcATTGCACACAATCCGGCCTTCCTCATCATCGTCACTGTTAGAGGCTTCAATGAAAGCCTTGCGAACTATCATCCGATGAGCACAAGCCTGTGGAACCGCCTGGGAATTCTGACCAGAACAAACCCGACGAACAAACTTGTCTTTGCCAGCATCATCCTTCGTCGTCTTAGTTCAACAAGCACCAACAACCCCTCCAGACGTGTCTAAACAACAAAGACAGTACGATAGAACATAGGTAAATGTAAGAGTCCATGCGACATGtaagaaaaaaaaatgaaactcTCAAAATTAGTGATAGCCTCTGAGCAGACTTGGCACCTGGTCGAGGAACGTCCGGGCACCCGGGGGAGCCGAGGTGCATGCCTCAGTGCAAGGCCGGGGACCAGGCCAAAGGGACCAGTAACCCATGTAATGGGCAACGCCCAAGCGGGGTCCGGGCACAAACTAGAGGTGTTTTGAGGACATAAAATATGTGTGAGATGCAGTGTCATGCATAAGAAGATAACCATAATAAGCTCAAGCTAGCAAAAGGTCTCACACAATTATAAATAAGTAGCTCACCACCAAAGTACGAGATATGACAAATAAAAGTATTACAAGACCATACAAGAATCAAAGAAAACATGAGGGCTTGCAATGGCCAAGCACATGATGAATCCTAATAGAACACATCTCCCCGTATGGCATGAGACACCAAAAAGGGACAAGACAATGCTAACAAGATGTCCTAAGTTCGAGGAGGAGCATTGgcattatcatcatcctcatcctcaggaATGTAGCCAAGGCAAGGATTGGTGACCGTGGTAGCACTGTAGTGTCCTCTGGCCCTCAAGACTGCCACACCAGACTCAAGCTCTCTCCCAACCTTCTTCTTTCGCATCTGCCCCTTCCTGAAGTTGGTCTCCACAACCCAATGCCTGGCAGTGGACTGACACATCTTAAACAGATTGTCAAACCCACGAAACAAGATGTTCTTATCCTTCTAGGAGAAAGAAGGGGAATAAGCAATAGAACATGCAAAGTTGATGGATCCTCC contains:
- the LOC119282530 gene encoding uncharacterized protein LOC119282530 — translated: MDSDDVWIKYVEANKKEKGLASYKTKVVKHWESISIIYSKDHANGEGAMTGAETVADPEAEPIEISPEVAPKRQRTSESIMCMIGEMRATLKDALKTTDPLPLPKATTPAAILAALQLIPDLAEPDMLRSYGKLILNERLFEALMELPMEMRKAWLLVLP